In Tindallia magadiensis, the DNA window TCAAGCGGAGAGAGATATCCATAATTGCTACCGGAATTTGTTGGTAGCCGCTACAGGTGTGGGAAAAACAGTGATAGCTGCTTTTGATTATAAGCGGTTTTATAAACAAAATCCTGGAGCTAACAAGCTACTGTTTGTAGCTCATAGAGAAGAAATATTAAGGCAAAGCATGCAGACCTTTCGACAAATTCTAAGAGAACCGGATTTTGGAGATTTGCATGTGGCTGGGAAACAGGCAGAACAAATGGATCATCTTTTCATCAGCATCCAGAGTTTTAATAGTAGGGAGATGATCAAAAAAACCAGTAGCTACTATTATGATTTTATTATTGTTGACGAATTTCATCATGCAGCGGTTAAAACCTATCAGGACCTCCTAAATCACTATAGACCTTCCATCCTGCTTGGACTTACAGCTACTCCGGAAAGGATGGACGGGAAAAACGTTTTGGAGTATTTTGACGACCGTATAGCGAGTGAAATGAGGCTACCAGAGGCAATTGATCGAAAACTATTATCGCCATTTCAGTACTTTGCTGTTTCGGATACCATTGATTATTCTCAGCTAAAATGGCAGCGTGGTGGGTATGATGTGGCAGAAATGGAAAGTGTTCTAATTGGAGATGATATCCGCGTTCGGGAAATACTTAGGAGTTTAGATCGGTATGTTACGAATATAGAGGAGATTATTGGACTAGGCTTTTGTGTCAGTATCGAGCATGCTAAGTATATGGCAAACAAGTTTAATGAAGCCGGCATAGCTTCAAAGGCTCTTTATGCACAGGTAGAAAAAGAAGAGCGAAGAAATGTGCAAAAGGAACTGTTAAGAGGGGATATTAAGTTTATTTTTGCGGTAGACTTATACAATGAAGGTGTTGATTTGCCTGAACTCAACACGGTGTTGTTTCTTAGACCGACAGAAAGTTTAACGGTATTTCTACAACAGTTAGGCCGTGGGCTTCGGTTAGCAGATGGAAAAGAATGCCTAACCGTATTGGACTTTGTAGGACAGGCCCATAAAAACTACAATTTTGAAGAAAAATTTCGAGCACTTATTGGTAAAAGCAAACACTCAGTCAAGCATTATTTGGAAAATGGTTTCTCGAAGTTGCCACGAGGATGCTATATACAGCTTGAAAAGCAGGCGAAAGAATATGTGCTTCGGAATATTAATACGATGGCTCGAAACCGTTCATCCTTGATTAATCAGATGAAATTTTTCGAAGAAGATACAGGGAAATCATTGTCCCTGAAGAACTTTCTACACCATTACCAGTTGAACATGATAGACTTTTATGGCGGGCAGGGAACGAAAAATCGTCTTTTTACTCGCATGAAAGAGGAAGCCTTAAGCCTTCCAACAAGAGAAAGTGATTTTGAGGAATTAATGAACCACAAAAAACGGATTAGCGCCTTTTTTCACATAGATTCGGCAAGTTTTTTAAGCTTCATCAAAAATGCATTGGCGGATACCACTCTCCTTCACCATAAAAAATATGAAAAAGAAGTAGCCATGATTTATTATAGTTTCTTTCAGAAAACACCTCGTAAAGAAGGGTTTGAGAGTTTCTGTGAAGGCGTTGAAGCGCTTTTTAAGGATGATTTAGTTAGCCAAGAAATGAACGAGTTAGTTGATGCTTTATATGAAGATGTTAAAATTGTGGAAGTTGACCATGGATTGGGTTTTGAATGCCCGTTAAAAGTACATGCAAGATACTCTACCAGTCAGATTTTGGCAGCCTTTGGCTATTATAATAATGAAAAATGCCCGGCTTTTCGCGAAGGAGCTAAGCATTTTGATAATCTGCAAATAGATATGTTTTTGATCACGCTGAATAAGTCGGAAAAAGACTTTTCTCCTTCGACACTTTATGAAGATTATGCCATAAATGAAACTTTATTCCACTGGCAAACCCAGAGCAGAACACGATCACATCATGCGACAGCAAAAAGATATGTTAATCATCAAGAAAAAGGAAATCACATCGTACTTTTTGCTCGCGAGTCGAAAAAAGAAAATGGGTACCCAACGGCTTTTGTTTTTCTTGGAAAGGCTGATTATGTGGAACATTCCGGTGAAGCACCTATGAGTTTTGTATGGCGGTTGAAAGAGGAAATACCTCCGTATTTTCTGCCTAAAGCAAATAAAAATATATTGTAGGTTTTTGAATGATACGTAAACTTGAAGCAGGTTTATATTGAGACAAATAAAAGCAAAAGGAGCTTAACCCATGATCCACGTAACGGCAGCCATTCTCAGAAACGAATCCAACCAAATCCTCATTGCTCGCCGCCCACCAGGAAAAAATTTGGCGGGCTATTGGGAGTTTCCTGGAGGAAAGATTGAAAAAAACGAAAGCCCAGAGGAAAGCTTGGAGCGTGAATTAAAAGAAGAAATGAATATAAGAGTAGAAGTGGGAAAAAAGCTGGGAGAGACCACGCATGCTTACGATACTTTTTCGGTGCATCTGATGTTTTATGAAACAGAGATTCTTTCCGGTGATATTCAATTAAAGGAGCATGATCGGATGGCTTGGGTTGCTGCGGAAACACTGATGGATTATCCTATGGCTCCGGCAGATTTACCGATGATTGAGATTCTTATAGATAGAAAAGAAAATGAAGAAAATGGGGTCAGGCTTGAATAATTCACTTAGGGATGAATAGGGACGGAGGCGACTCGCCTCAGGGCAAGCAGAGATTAGTCTATCCTAAAAGACAAAAAAATAAAATATACGGCATTAGGCTTGTGCAAAAGACAAATTTAAGATATTGTGGTGTTGGGGTGGTAGGAATGATCTTAAAACGGGAAAAATACATGAAAGAAATCAGATCCGTTCTGGGAAAGCAGGTCATAAAAGTTTTGCTGGGTATGCGTCGTGTTGGTAAGTCGACGTTACTTTTGCAAATTCAGGAAGAGTTGATTTCTGAAGGGATTATGCCTGATCAAATGATCAGCGTTAATTTCGAATGGATGGAATTTGAAGCACTTAAAGATTATAAGGCACTTAACAAATACATTGAGGATAAAATGACGGATGGTAAGAAGTATTATGTTTTTTTAGATGAAGTCCAGGAAGTAGATGGGTTTGAAAAAGTGGTAAATTCCTTAAATGCAAAGGGACAGGCTGAAATATTTATCACCGGATCGAACTCTAAACTGCTTTCAGGAGAATTGGCTACGTATCTGACAGGAAGGTTTTATACCATCGAGGTATATCCTTTTTCCTTTGGAGAGCTTTATCATCAGAGAGAATCTTTGGATGAAGGATTTTTGGAGTATATCACCATGGGTGGGCTTCCGGGAATTTTTCAGTTTGATTCCCAAAGGACTGCCAAAAACTACCTGCTGGATATGTATCAATCTATTTTATTCCGTGACATTGTGGAAAGAAACAGAATTCGTGATGTCAACCTGTTTAAACAGTTTATGCTTTATCTGATGAATAATGTCTCGCAGATTTTTTCTGCTGGAACCATCACCCGGTACTTAAAAAACGAAGGACGGAAGTTATCCAGGGAGACGATTTATCAATACATTGAAGCGGCCAAAAATGCATATTTGATTTATGGGGTTCCCCGATACAATATAAGGGGTAAAGAATTGATGAAAACCAATGAGAAATACTTCATCAACGATGTTGGTATTCGAAATCTGTTTTTTGATAATGAGAAGGATATTGGGCAAGTCCTGGAAAATATTGTTTACCTGGAGTTAAGAAGAAGAGGTTATGAAATCTACATCGGAAAACTGGATGATCGGGAAGTGGACTTTATCGTCATCGATGGAGAATCAAAAACCTATATTCAGGTTACGTACCTGCTGGCAGAAGAAACAACCATTGAAAGAGAGTTCTCTGTACTGGAAGCAATTGATGACAACTATCCGAAAATGGTCATTTCCATGGATCGCGTCAATCGTTCCAGAAACGGTATTATTCACAAAAACATTGTGGACTTTTTGCTGGAGGATGGGGTCAGGCTTGAATAATTCACTTACGGATAATAGAACGTATACCATCCCGGAAAAGGAGGTCAGTCATAATGGGAGAGATCCTATATAACAAACTGATCAGAGACGAAATACCTACCATTATTGAAGAAAGTCATAAAAAATGTGTAACGAAAAGAGTAACAGGCGAGGAATTGATGCAGTTATTAAACGAAAAATTAACAGAAGAAGTAGAAGAATATCTCGAAAGCAATAGCATCGAAGAGCTTGCCGACATTCTCGAAGTGATTCATGGAATCGTTCATCATCGAAACATAGAATTCGATGATCTGGAAGAGATGAGAGCTAAAAAGAAGGACGAAAGAGGTGGCTTCTTAAAAGGAGCTAAACTGATAAAAGTGTATTAATGTAGAGAGTAGAGAGTGGGGGCCGGCTTGAATAATTCACTTACGTGCGGAAGATGGCAGGATACTCAACTCAGATTTTTCCAAACAGATTTATAGGTTGGGAGAAAATGATTCCACACGGTATCCTGGTCAGGAAGCTGTGATATACTGATAAATAGAAGAATAGAAAGATGGTATAGACATTACAGTTATATGATATGAGAAACGTTTCCTTATTCCGTTTTTAATGACATACTAGGAGGATCAGTATGAGACAGACAAAAACACAGAAAAACTTTCATAAAGAGATGAAGCAATTGAAGGACAACGAGATTTTCAACAGAAATATAAGAAATCGAACAGTAACCTTTCATGAGGAAAATAGAAGCTGGGGTCGAAGGCATTCGCTGGTGAGGATAGTGATGGTGCTCTGGAGTACCTTTGCACTTATGACATGGATTTTGCCAGTATTTGGAATCAATCCGTATAGTATTTTTAATCACACAAGAAATCATCCGAACAATGCATTGAAAATAGCAGATACGGAAATGGTAAATCAAGAAATAATTCCGAATAACTTTAATAAAATAGTTGCATATATTGATAAAACATCGGCAATGGAGCAAGACATAAGCAGCATGATGAATCAATTGTCTCATATCATTCAGTCGGGACAAACAGACCCGTTAGGAATACAAACCTTGTATAGTCAAGTTGAGAATCTTAAAAGAGAGACATTTTCAAATGAATTAATTTTCAGTGAACTTAATAAAAGGAATCAAGAGCTACTTAATATCGTTGAGGCAATTTTATTAATTGTGATAGAAAGCGAAGGAAGCTTTGATCAGCATGCCAGGAGTCAGATTGATCAGCATTACCGAGAAATGGAAAGCCTTATAAACCAACGGTTGCCGATCATGATTCGGTTGTTCCAGGAAAATAATATCCAGTATACACTTAATGAAGATGGGAGCATGACCTATTCTCCAATCCAATAAACAGGATACCTCTATCAGAAAAATGGGAAAATAGGGTCAGGCTTGAATAATTCACTTACGGATAATAGAACGTATACCATCCCGGAAAAGGAGGTCAGACATAATGGGAGAGATCCTATATAACAAACTAATCAGAGACGAAATACCTACCATCATTGAAGAAAGTCATAAAAAATGTGTAACGAAAAGAGTAACAGGTGAGGAATTGATGCAGTTATTAAACGAAAAATTAACAGAAGAAGTAGAAGAATATCTCGAAAGCAATAGCATCGAAGAGCTTGCCGACATTCTGGAAGTGATTCATGGAATCATGCATCATCGGAACATAGAATTCAAGGAAAGCATTCTTGGAAGTGGAATGTAGAAAATTTTAGCTTCTGACAGGACGGAAAGAACCGTCCCCGTGACTGTTAAAAGCCTTACAGAGAAGCAAAATAACGCTCTGTAAGGCTTTTTTATTTTTTAGTACAACGGCTGTATATTCTATTAAAAGAGGATCATAGCAATAGGCGCTGCTATAATGATAGTTATAATGCAACGTTGAACCCATATAATAACCATTTCTGTAACACTAATAGGGATATCGGTAGATAATATACACGGAATAGAAGCTGAAAAAAACAGAATGGAAGAAATGCTCACAATTCCAACAACAAATCGAGTGGCAAGAGCGGCTTCGGTAACCATTAATGCTGGTAAAAACATCTCAGCAATACTCATCGAAATTGCTGTTGCAGCTAACATTGGATCAGGTATTTGCAATAATGCTGTAAAAGGATAAAAAATATACCCTATCAGGTTAAAAATAGGAGTGTATTCAGCCAATAATAATCCTATCAGTCCGACAGACATAATACTTGGAAGGATTCCCATAGCCATAACAAAACCATCCCGAAGATTTTCTGAAACATTGCTAATGAAAGATTTTGATTGATAGGTTGCAGTTAATCCTTCGCGCCAGGCATTTTTTATTAACTGATCCTTATATTCTTTTTCTAAGCTGGCACTATCCTCATAGTAAGCATCTTCTTTTTTATTGAGTGGCCAAATACGAACGGTAATAGCTGTCACGATAAAAGTAATGATTAGTGTAGTCCAAAAATATAAGTTCCACATTTCCATTAACCCTAAAGTTCTGCCTACGATGATCATAAAGGTGGCTGAAACAGTCGAAAAGCCTGTTGCAATAATAGATGCTTCCTTAGCAGAATACTTTCCTTCTTTATAAACTCGATTGGTAATGACGAGACCTAAAGAGTAACTTCCTACAAAAGAAGCAACAGCATCGATAGCTGATCTTCCGGGGGTTTTAAATATTGGTTTCATCACAGGTCTCATGATAACTCCAATAAACTCCAATAATCCGTATCCGACAATAAAAGCAAGAAATACAGAACCAATGGGGACAATTAGTCCAACAGGAATCACTAATGCATTAAACAAAAAAGGTCCTATATCCGGATCAAGAATCCAAGTGGGGCCAACACTGAAATAGACCATACCGGCTACAATAACACCGAAGACTTTAAGAAGAGAGAGAACTGTGTTAACAGGAGAGCTGCTCCATGATTTTTTATAGAAAGGATAAATACTGCCCAAAAGTATGACAATTAAGGCATATACTTGAGCATACGAGGCTAGGTTGGCTCTTATTTCGGATACAATATGATCCAGTGGAATAGATGTCCGCTCATTAAAGGTTATTGGAATAAAGAACATAAAAATTCCGATGGTGCTAAAAAAAAGAAACTTAAGCACATTCTGAGTAGTGAAAATTTTTTGTTGCTGATTTTTTTCCCATTGTTTTTGTGAACTCAT includes these proteins:
- a CDS encoding nucleoside triphosphate pyrophosphohydrolase — protein: MGEILYNKLIRDEIPTIIEESHKKCVTKRVTGEELMQLLNEKLTEEVEEYLESNSIEELADILEVIHGIMHHRNIEFKESILGSGM
- a CDS encoding DUF3427 domain-containing protein gives rise to the protein MLKQGIYEQVVTKEIHNALTLLQQKGPDAYYISKEIIDVEEARKKLAAYIYEVTRKALHHVRDKDNGEDDSLALQVKLCNEIIDQLAAALPEEELEDLKIWEKGEILTSVYEKLNHPAGLGERKEIRPVTPISESSLFTGSHYEPNIMEELKKEILSSDAIDWLVSFIKWNGLRCLMDELKTFTNRGGKLRVITTSYMEATDYKAVEALSKLPNSEIKVSYDTKRTRLHAKSYMFQRETGFSTVYIGSSNVSNPALTSGLEWNLKVTEKDSFDIIKKCEATFESYWNDNEFAHFDVEEDSHRQQLKEALSQSKRSEEAGWMTFLTITPYPYQKEILEELQAERDIHNCYRNLLVAATGVGKTVIAAFDYKRFYKQNPGANKLLFVAHREEILRQSMQTFRQILREPDFGDLHVAGKQAEQMDHLFISIQSFNSREMIKKTSSYYYDFIIVDEFHHAAVKTYQDLLNHYRPSILLGLTATPERMDGKNVLEYFDDRIASEMRLPEAIDRKLLSPFQYFAVSDTIDYSQLKWQRGGYDVAEMESVLIGDDIRVREILRSLDRYVTNIEEIIGLGFCVSIEHAKYMANKFNEAGIASKALYAQVEKEERRNVQKELLRGDIKFIFAVDLYNEGVDLPELNTVLFLRPTESLTVFLQQLGRGLRLADGKECLTVLDFVGQAHKNYNFEEKFRALIGKSKHSVKHYLENGFSKLPRGCYIQLEKQAKEYVLRNINTMARNRSSLINQMKFFEEDTGKSLSLKNFLHHYQLNMIDFYGGQGTKNRLFTRMKEEALSLPTRESDFEELMNHKKRISAFFHIDSASFLSFIKNALADTTLLHHKKYEKEVAMIYYSFFQKTPRKEGFESFCEGVEALFKDDLVSQEMNELVDALYEDVKIVEVDHGLGFECPLKVHARYSTSQILAAFGYYNNEKCPAFREGAKHFDNLQIDMFLITLNKSEKDFSPSTLYEDYAINETLFHWQTQSRTRSHHATAKRYVNHQEKGNHIVLFARESKKENGYPTAFVFLGKADYVEHSGEAPMSFVWRLKEEIPPYFLPKANKNIL
- a CDS encoding nucleoside triphosphate pyrophosphohydrolase, which produces MGEILYNKLIRDEIPTIIEESHKKCVTKRVTGEELMQLLNEKLTEEVEEYLESNSIEELADILEVIHGIVHHRNIEFDDLEEMRAKKKDERGGFLKGAKLIKVY
- a CDS encoding YjiH family protein: MSSQKQWEKNQQQKIFTTQNVLKFLFFSTIGIFMFFIPITFNERTSIPLDHIVSEIRANLASYAQVYALIVILLGSIYPFYKKSWSSSPVNTVLSLLKVFGVIVAGMVYFSVGPTWILDPDIGPFLFNALVIPVGLIVPIGSVFLAFIVGYGLLEFIGVIMRPVMKPIFKTPGRSAIDAVASFVGSYSLGLVITNRVYKEGKYSAKEASIIATGFSTVSATFMIIVGRTLGLMEMWNLYFWTTLIITFIVTAITVRIWPLNKKEDAYYEDSASLEKEYKDQLIKNAWREGLTATYQSKSFISNVSENLRDGFVMAMGILPSIMSVGLIGLLLAEYTPIFNLIGYIFYPFTALLQIPDPMLAATAISMSIAEMFLPALMVTEAALATRFVVGIVSISSILFFSASIPCILSTDIPISVTEMVIIWVQRCIITIIIAAPIAMILF
- the mutT gene encoding 8-oxo-dGTP diphosphatase MutT; the encoded protein is MIHVTAAILRNESNQILIARRPPGKNLAGYWEFPGGKIEKNESPEESLERELKEEMNIRVEVGKKLGETTHAYDTFSVHLMFYETEILSGDIQLKEHDRMAWVAAETLMDYPMAPADLPMIEILIDRKENEENGVRLE
- a CDS encoding ATP-binding protein, encoding MILKREKYMKEIRSVLGKQVIKVLLGMRRVGKSTLLLQIQEELISEGIMPDQMISVNFEWMEFEALKDYKALNKYIEDKMTDGKKYYVFLDEVQEVDGFEKVVNSLNAKGQAEIFITGSNSKLLSGELATYLTGRFYTIEVYPFSFGELYHQRESLDEGFLEYITMGGLPGIFQFDSQRTAKNYLLDMYQSILFRDIVERNRIRDVNLFKQFMLYLMNNVSQIFSAGTITRYLKNEGRKLSRETIYQYIEAAKNAYLIYGVPRYNIRGKELMKTNEKYFINDVGIRNLFFDNEKDIGQVLENIVYLELRRRGYEIYIGKLDDREVDFIVIDGESKTYIQVTYLLAEETTIEREFSVLEAIDDNYPKMVISMDRVNRSRNGIIHKNIVDFLLEDGVRLE